In Tachysurus fulvidraco isolate hzauxx_2018 chromosome 9, HZAU_PFXX_2.0, whole genome shotgun sequence, the sequence GGTGGTGCTGGGTGCATGTGCTGCCCCAGCTCAAAATTCATAGCCCAGGCCAGGAGATGACTGGGTTGTGGAGCTTGAGCCATGGTAGTCCAAGAATGAGGGCATGTCAGGGAGAGTGGATGATGTGGAAGTGGATCTGCTCGTGATGATGGGCCCCTACTTGTAGGCTGAGGTCCCTTGTCATACGGGTGTCACCGGTAGCAGAGTGATCAAAGACAGCGCGGATTTGTGCAAGGAAGTGTTCAAAGGTCAGGAAGGCAGCTACGTCTTCTTTCCATATCGCGGTGGCCAAATCCAACGCCTTGCCGGTGAGGAGCGCGCACACAAGGGCGACGCGGCTGGCTTCTGTCGGATATATAGCGGGCTGTTGTGCCACGGAGAGCGAGTATTGCATAAGAAATCCCTTACACCTCCTGGGTCTCCGTTGAACTTCTCCGGGAAGGCGAGGCGAGGACTGGCGGCATACACGACGGCTGTGGGCGGCATCGTCGGACGTTGAGGGCTCTGTGCGCCGGCGTTCTTCTCAGGCTCTGCAACACCGTGGCGAGCTCATCGGTGAGTGCGGTGAGTTGCGTTAGCTGCTGGTGTCGTTCCGCGGGCTGATGCGCTTGATCGCAAAGCTGAGGATCGTTCggtggcgaagtcttctgtaacGGAGAGTAGTAAGGCATAAAGACAAACTCGTAGTCGTACAGGCAAGGACAGGGCAAGTAAACACTATATCAGACAGTAGGCAGAAATCGGAAACATAAGACAGGCagaaaggtcagggcaggcagcaaacaatcacaaaatgaaaacacagaagcagaaaccgaaaccagaacagagaaaacacaggaaTTGCTCAGAATGATTGCCGGAACAgatcaagacttcgcaatggtGTCAAGTTCACGTTCAGTCTTTTTAGGAAGTGGTTGAAGGGAACAGGTGGTGGAGCAATCAGAGTCAGTGGTGGATTCTGGGAGGTGTAGTCTGGGAAAGCTAGTATTCTGGAGAGGCTTCTTCAGGTGTTGGTGTGCAGTGGGTGTGGGCGGTGCGCTGACCATGACACAAAGCATCTGCTCGGATGTAAGAGCACAGCCGTGAtggctgatgtttctgatgtaaggatggatgagattatggatGCATCTTATcgactgtaaagaaaaacggtaccactcaaataaaaatgcatagggaTATAACAGAACATGCACTCTCGACCTCAAAATTCTCtcctgatgtaaatgtaactccctaCAAATTAATACAGTCTCTTCATCAACAGTATCGTCCATAAAAGGTCATGCCATTTCATTCCCTTTGATGCTCTCTGCATAACTGAAATTTGTGCAATAAATGAGGTGTTTGAACATTGGTtcctcttttaaaaaaaaagggggaggaCACCGAAAGAAACTCTCGGTTTACcgaagaaaacctgctccagaCCAGGATAGGTTCACAGAGtaagttactatggtaactgagTTCAAGTTACCTCTCTTTGAGGGACAGGCTGGACTAAACCAGCTTTCTCGGGCTTAACATACCTCCCATTCTGAAATGGAAAACCCagagtttccctcatttcagggttaacatactcagagttttcacttaacctcctttctgaaacaggcccctggtcatttgagagttgttttgaggcctccatgatgccactcttcagaggagagtcaaagagaacaacgacttgcaattggccaccttaaataccttttctcatgattggatgcgcCTGTCTATTAAGTTCAAGGTTTAATaagctcaccaaaccaattgtctGTTCCAATTATTCATTGcaaagtagttacaggtattcaaatcaacaaaattatAATTCACCATGCACATGTGTAAAAGATTCTTTGTAGTGCAAAAGGTAGACCTGCTGCTGTTGGGCAGTAGTTACTGTACTGCACATGAACTGGCTTCACGTATATAATGCACAGACTCTGACTTTTACATAGTGAATCGCAGCATTTTGTCTGTGAAAACTGTGACTGATTAGTTTCTTCATTCAGAAACAGTCATGTCTTGAAGCCATCATATCAGGCTTCTCCACATATGCTGCAAGTATTATACATTTCAGTTAGCATGTTCAATACTTGTTTTCTGCATCATTACActttatcacacacagataGGAACATTACAATTTCTTTAGAGGTCTAGATTTACAAAATTATTCTGTATGTCTGATCTGCAGTTCATATAAATAGCAACATTATAAATAtgtatgaaaatatgaaaatatatttatattaaaacttatttctctgcatttattttttgtgagatcttttgttttgtgaactttgtgttcatatttaatTGAGAATTTGTGACTCCATAAATCTGCATCATGTGTATTATGCTGTCACTCAAACTCAGGGGCGTACTCCACTTCTAAATTATAAAACCACTAGGACTGCTTGAGCCTCAAGTCATTTGATCTTTTACATTTACTATTTTACAATGTTATCTAATGTATAAGGTATTTCTAAAACTATGTAGACATTAGACaaatgctgtattgatgaacCTGACAGAGCTTAATCAGTCTGATGgctgtgatcatttctcctgtccagagagatctgtatctcctgcagtttatatcttactgtacgtgtgttcagctgctgtggttctgctaacagtgtgtggaaatctgctcgacatcatctctgttcttcacttcaagcagcttcacacaccaacaaacatgctgctgctctctctggctgtgtcaGATTTCCTTGTTGGTGCTTTAGTGATGCCAGCTATGTTAATCTGGACGATTGAGTCATGCTGGATTTTTGGAAGACATTTGTGCATCAGCTTTTTGTTTATTGCTGGTATCATCATGACCATATCAATTTATAATGTTGCCCTGATCGCTGTAGATCGGTATTTGGCTCTGTCAAACCCTTTTCTCTACATGAGTTCTATATCTAGGAGGACTATGTGCATTGTGGTTTATTCtaactggtgtgtgtgcattatgtatatgacagcattttattatttcaatggAAACTTTGAAAATTCTGTAATGTGTCCTGGAGAATGCTTATACATTGTGAGTGAAGTTTTTTCTGTAATTGAtatcatatattcatttatatttccactttctgtcataatcatattgtatactcgagtttttgtgattgctaagaaacatgccactgctatcagagagcttaataatcacacacggcctaaaacacagaaaatcacctcacactccatgaaatctgagagaaaagcagctaaagtcctcggtattttagtgtctgtgtttctggtgtgtttacttccatattttatttacagtttattagggAATGTTATTGAACTACAGATGGAAACATTGCTGAAGGTTTTGGTTGTGGTTCATCTTAATTCCACCattaatccagttatttatgctctgttttatccgtggttcaggaggtgtgttaaattaatcatAACTTTACAAATTTTCCTAACCGActcttatttaattaatattcttTCATGAATTAActtttgtcatattttttttgcataaccccaaaatattttattaaatgacatatgtatataagaatatattggacatattttattatgctattatgttatattataaccagtttttttgttctgtattaTGTGCAGTATATAATAGagtataattaattatataattgtgGTGGAgattaaattttattaattaattaatttatttttgaatataaaaaaagtctCCTGTTGTAACCTTTATACTGTAGCATAAAGAAGCAGTCATAACATTTTTCAGTTCTTGTGATTAATTTTCTGTTAAATGAAAGCTTTTGGATACAAAgacacattttacttttataattatttaatggtaaataaataagttaatgtaaacatgtttatgaacaaatttaataatatctttttttaatgtagcaCCTCACATACATTTAGAATATGGCTCAAAGTATATAGCTGATAAATAACAGACTAACAAAGCCTGGTGTTTATTACTAAATGGTTCCTGATAAATTcaagtgtgactgagatgagATTCAGAAAAAGAAGAGATAATATACTAAGACAGaaaatattcaattaaatttttattattaaaattttacTGTATCATACTCAGTGCAGTCAGTGGCACTGGTTAGAAATGACACATTCCCATGTGACTCTCACCAGCAGTTTACCTACACTCTGGGCACCCACGGATGATGCCAATATTGTGCCACCCTCAATGGAGGCAGACATGAGGTAAAATCACAGAGTTTATTGCAAAGTAGATGTAAAAGAAATTAATAGTAGAGGATTAGTCCAGGTGAAgttgcaaaacacacacacgctgggtCACAGGTTGCAAACCATTGAAAGCTAAATCCTTCAATGTACGATGGTGAACTTGGGAAACTACTGGATGTTCTTTGTAGACAGCCAGACTTTGTCCCTGACCTTGATGTTGGGTGTCGGGGCATGACAAACATCCGCCTGCTGTTGCTGGCGCCTGACAACCTCCTGCAGGTGATGGTGAGCTGAGTTCCATACCCTCTAGCTCTCTTGGAACCAGTGCTGAACAGAAGGGACTTCTGATGTTTCTTTTGTCCAGCAGAACATAGGAGGTTGGTAGCCGAGCACACACTGGAAAGGTGTTAAGCCGGGTGCTTGCTGATGTAGTGAGTTCTGTGAGTACTCAGCCCAAGGGAGGAACTGGCTCCAAGAACTCTGGTGGTTATGGCAGTAGGTTTGGAGGAAACGGCCAACTTCTTGGATCTTGGATCTTTCGTTCAGTTTAGCCATTGGACTGCGGGTGGTATCCCAAGGATAGACTTATGGTCACATCCAGGAGTTTAAAAAAGGATTTCCATAACCTGGAAATATACTGAGGACCTCTGTCAGACACAATATCTTGGGGTATGCCGAAATATCTAAACACATCCTGAAATAACAGTTTCTGCACTTTCCATGGCCGTGGGCAGACCCTTAAGGGGTATGAGTCTTAGCATTTTGGAAAAGTGGGCTTCTACCAAAAAAATGCAGTTGTTACCTTGTGAGACTGGGAGGTCTGTAGCGAAATCTTCTCCAAGATGTGACCAGGGACGACGAGGAATAGGTTGAGGATGAAGTTTTCCACTGGGATGATGATGTGGTGTTTTTGCCATCACACAATCCTTGCACCCACTTTCGAACGTTCTGATGTTCTGAGCCATGTTGGGCCACCAGAAGTGATGTTTAAGCAGCAAGAGGGTTTGTTGTATGCTGGGGTGACAATGCCTGGAGAGGTATGTGCCTTAGTAATCAAGGGTATACGGTGAAGTAATACCAAATACCTCTTGGAAATAGGCAGTGAATTCCTTAATTGAGTACAAAAAGGATCCGTCTTCATGCCAGATTGATTTGGCCCAAAGGAGAGCCTTTCTGGTGAGTAGTGATATTATGAACGAAATCTTGCTGCATAATGAGATGGTTGCATTTCAAAGAGTAGCAAGCATTGGAGAAGAAATCCCTTACACTCTTTCACAACAGCAGAGTAGGTTGATGgatctgatcggatctcagcatgtctggaaGAAATATCATCATAGTTgattgctcatcagttaaagttcaatcctagcaaaactggactgctgttcatcccaggtgattcatccccaggtcatgttcttgctatatccctgcacaactaTCTGATCTCCcctcagccacagctcgcaaccttggggtaaccattgACAATCAATTGtatttttcctctcatgttgctaatgtgattTGCTCATTTcgctttcttctctacaacattagaaggattcggccatttttgtccacacaggctgctcaggtacttgttcagtctcttgtcatttcaagactggattactgcaacgcactgcggGCGGGTTTAACTACGAACGCAATctatcctctgcaaatgatccaaaatgcagctgcatggcttgttttcaacttGCTAatgttctcgcataccaccctgctgctgcaatccctccactggattctggtagctgcatgcatcagattcaaaacactgatgctggcctacaaagccaaaaatggaccagctccctgttacctcaaagccctcatcactcctcacaccctctgatctaccagcactgctcgactggttccacaatctccggacagctgagtcactgtctattttcaaacggcggttgaagacctacttattcaggaaacacttcaactagcacttctttccctatcttttgcatttatggaaaaaaacaacaacaacaacaaaaaaaattgacactttttaatgaacaatgaaacttgaacaatgttttaaactcatggtatcttaagtatgtaacctattgaaccagcattaatgtatccaatgatagagatttaatcAATTATGTacttcgctctggataag encodes:
- the LOC113651751 gene encoding trace amine-associated receptor 13c-like, which produces MNLTELNQSDGCDHFSCPERSVSPAVYILLYVCSAAVVLLTVCGNLLDIISVLHFKQLHTPTNMLLLSLAVSDFLVGALVMPAMLIWTIESCWIFGRHLCISFLFIAGIIMTISIYNVALIAVDRYLALSNPFLYMSSISRRTMCIVVYSNWCVCIMYMTAFYYFNGNFENSVMCPGECLYIVSEVFSVIDIIYSFIFPLSVIIILYTRVFVIAKKHATAIRELNNHTRPKTQKITSHSMKSERKAAKVLGILVSVFLVCLLPYFIYSLLGNVIELQMETLLKVLVVVHLNSTINPVIYALFYPWFRRCVKLIITLQIFLTDSYLINILS